A DNA window from Labilithrix sp. contains the following coding sequences:
- a CDS encoding TIGR02996 domain-containing protein, translating into MATRSTKRRDELADDAPLLAAIRAVPNDDAPRAVYADTLLTRGDPRGEMIAVQLRLSALEGMGPLSRDETEERARLLARQGELGEAFGRAAPNVSAQLHRGFATRALLRAGGERELTRDPLFHYVLRELVLWQCSPRLVFELTRSLRREHLVLLRKVVFNGAVGAENAEALAGWPPLARLEALRFVKSELGRDALTTILRATRTGALRSLAVFDDDMSGLAPALFEVCPSLLRLELSFCNLAVADVAAIVANERPLRSLSLNGNRFGDAGVEVLAASEALADLEELDLTACGSTSEGHRALARGSLPRRLRLVLERADIEPEDAAALRARFADLRLS; encoded by the coding sequence ATGGCGACTCGCTCGACGAAGCGCCGCGACGAGCTCGCGGACGATGCTCCGTTGCTCGCGGCCATCCGCGCCGTGCCGAACGACGACGCGCCGCGCGCCGTCTACGCCGACACGCTCCTCACGCGCGGCGATCCGCGCGGCGAGATGATCGCCGTGCAGCTCCGGCTCTCCGCGCTCGAAGGCATGGGCCCGCTCTCGCGCGACGAGACGGAGGAACGCGCTCGCCTCCTCGCGCGGCAAGGCGAGCTCGGAGAGGCCTTCGGTCGCGCCGCGCCGAACGTGAGCGCGCAGCTCCACCGCGGCTTCGCGACGCGCGCGCTCCTCCGCGCCGGCGGCGAGCGCGAGCTCACGCGCGATCCCTTGTTCCACTACGTCCTCCGCGAGCTCGTGCTGTGGCAATGCTCGCCGCGGCTCGTCTTCGAGCTGACGCGCTCGCTCCGCCGCGAGCACCTCGTCCTCCTCCGGAAGGTCGTCTTCAACGGCGCGGTCGGCGCCGAGAACGCGGAGGCGCTCGCCGGCTGGCCGCCGCTCGCGCGTCTCGAGGCGCTCCGCTTCGTCAAGAGCGAGCTCGGACGCGACGCGCTCACGACGATCCTCCGCGCGACGCGCACCGGCGCGCTCCGGAGCCTGGCCGTCTTCGACGACGACATGTCGGGCCTCGCTCCGGCGCTCTTCGAAGTATGCCCATCGCTGCTTCGTCTCGAATTGTCCTTTTGCAATTTGGCAGTCGCGGACGTCGCCGCCATCGTGGCCAATGAGCGCCCGCTCCGCTCGCTCTCGCTAAATGGCAATCGCTTCGGTGACGCGGGCGTGGAGGTCCTCGCCGCGTCCGAAGCGCTCGCCGACCTCGAGGAGCTCGACCTCACCGCCTGCGGCTCGACCTCCGAAGGCCATCGCGCGCTGGCGCGTGGGAGTCTCCCGCGCCGGCTCCGCCTCGTGCTCGAGCGCGCGGACATCGAGCCGGAGGACGCCGCCGCCCTCCGCGCCCGCTTCGCGGACCTGAGGCTATCGTGA
- a CDS encoding tRNA threonylcarbamoyladenosine dehydratase, whose translation MSQVTTEPARAPFRLHRRFDRLGRLYGDAALERLSRAHVLVIGLGGVGSFAVEALARSGVGRLTLVDFDRVCVTNTNRQLQALSVNVAKRKADVLAERAQLIDPRLQVQALPLFYGAPTANRILRSDVDFAIDATDNVTAKCHLLAECRARGLRVVTTLGSAGRTDPLAVTTSDLAKTKGDVLAADVRRVLRHEHGFPMRGSFGVRAVWSTEPARDPSPLAYDGDEGFHCVCPGGKNEHHSCEERVLVRGSASFVTGTFGLVAASVVVNAIARGEVPIP comes from the coding sequence ATGAGCCAAGTTACGACCGAGCCCGCCCGCGCGCCGTTTCGGCTCCATCGCCGCTTCGATCGGCTCGGCCGTCTCTACGGCGACGCGGCGTTGGAGCGCCTCTCGCGCGCGCACGTGCTCGTGATCGGGCTCGGCGGGGTGGGGTCCTTCGCGGTCGAGGCGCTCGCGCGGAGCGGGGTCGGACGCCTCACCCTCGTCGACTTCGATCGCGTCTGCGTTACCAACACGAACCGCCAGCTGCAGGCGCTCTCCGTCAACGTCGCGAAGCGCAAGGCCGACGTCCTCGCCGAGCGCGCCCAGCTCATCGATCCGCGCCTCCAGGTCCAGGCGCTGCCGCTCTTCTATGGCGCGCCGACCGCGAACCGCATCCTCCGGAGCGACGTCGACTTCGCGATCGACGCGACCGACAACGTCACCGCGAAGTGCCATCTCCTCGCGGAGTGTCGCGCGCGCGGTCTCCGTGTCGTCACCACGCTCGGATCGGCCGGCCGGACGGATCCGCTCGCGGTCACGACGAGCGACCTCGCGAAGACCAAGGGCGACGTGCTCGCGGCCGACGTCCGCCGCGTGCTTCGTCACGAGCACGGGTTTCCGATGCGAGGCAGCTTCGGCGTGCGCGCGGTGTGGTCGACCGAGCCGGCGCGCGATCCTTCCCCCCTCGCGTACGACGGCGACGAAGGGTTTCACTGCGTGTGCCCGGGCGGCAAGAACGAGCATCACTCGTGCGAGGAGCGCGTGCTCGTCCGCGGCAGCGCGAGCTTCGTGACGGGGACCTTCGGCCTCGTCGCGGCGAGCGTGGTCGTGAACGCGATCGCTCGCGGCGAGGTCCCGATCCCGTGA
- a CDS encoding winged helix-turn-helix transcriptional regulator, translating into MARRRLPSFEETSPLGERIATGLHKLGLAMKQQTWLKAAEDGLSPTQGQILAALAGEGALTGTDLSKRLALTLPTISDSVKALVEKGLVLRRSDPRHPRASLLELTASGRARAASARAWPEFLAVAVDTMSEAEQEVFLSGLIKMIRALQESGQIPTNRMCVTCTHFRPHVHEGEAPHHCAYVDAAMADRSLRIDCPEHLEAPAAQRAAAWERFVNTS; encoded by the coding sequence ATGGCGCGGCGGCGGCTTCCATCGTTCGAGGAAACGTCGCCGCTCGGTGAGCGCATCGCGACTGGGCTTCACAAGCTCGGGCTCGCGATGAAGCAGCAGACGTGGCTGAAGGCCGCGGAGGACGGCCTCTCGCCGACGCAAGGGCAGATCCTCGCCGCGCTCGCGGGCGAGGGGGCGCTCACCGGCACCGACCTGTCGAAGCGGCTCGCGCTCACGCTCCCGACCATCAGCGACTCGGTGAAGGCGCTGGTGGAGAAGGGGCTCGTCCTTCGGAGGAGCGATCCGCGGCATCCGCGCGCGAGCCTCCTCGAGCTCACCGCGTCGGGGCGTGCGCGGGCCGCGAGCGCGCGAGCGTGGCCGGAGTTCCTGGCCGTCGCGGTCGACACGATGTCGGAGGCCGAACAAGAGGTGTTCCTGTCCGGGCTCATCAAGATGATCCGCGCGCTCCAGGAGAGCGGGCAGATCCCGACGAACCGAATGTGCGTGACGTGCACGCACTTCCGGCCCCACGTGCACGAAGGCGAGGCGCCCCACCACTGCGCCTACGTCGACGCGGCGATGGCCGATCGCAGCCTGCGCATCGATTGCCCCGAGCACCTCGAGGCCCCCGCCGCCCAGCGCGCGGCGGCGTGGGAGCGGTTCGTGAACACGAGCTGA
- a CDS encoding redoxin domain-containing protein: MTSALAPEWETTTWLNTPEPLTLAKLRGRVVVVHAFQMLCPGCVARGLPQAMRVAEAFSSAPLTVVGLHTVFEHHDGMGLASLRAFLHEYRITFPVGVDAPGPDGDPIPRTMKAYAMRGTPTTLLIDAEGHLRQQVFGAHDDLLLGASIARLLFEAEHDTRASQRDANANATPGARACDDQGCRV, encoded by the coding sequence ATGACCTCCGCGCTCGCGCCCGAGTGGGAGACGACGACGTGGCTCAACACGCCCGAGCCGCTCACGCTGGCGAAGCTGCGCGGCCGCGTCGTCGTCGTCCACGCGTTCCAGATGCTGTGCCCGGGGTGCGTCGCGCGAGGGCTCCCGCAGGCGATGCGCGTCGCGGAGGCGTTCTCGTCCGCGCCGCTCACCGTCGTCGGCCTGCACACCGTGTTCGAGCACCATGACGGAATGGGCCTCGCGTCGCTCCGCGCCTTCCTCCACGAATATCGGATCACGTTCCCGGTCGGCGTGGACGCGCCGGGACCGGACGGCGATCCGATCCCACGCACGATGAAGGCCTACGCGATGCGGGGGACCCCGACGACGCTGCTCATCGACGCGGAAGGACACCTGCGCCAGCAGGTCTTCGGCGCGCACGACGACTTGCTCCTCGGCGCCTCGATCGCGCGGCTGCTCTTCGAGGCCGAGCACGACACGCGCGCATCGCAACGAGACGCGAACGCGAACGCGACCCCCGGCGCTCGCGCGTGCGACGATCAGGGCTGCCGCGTCTGA
- a CDS encoding protogloblin ApPgb: protein MSIPGYTYGAVAPSPVTLSDFALMQKSALFDDEDVKYLRLSLDVVKDHVEAILDVWYGFVGANPHLLASFTNKEDGKPIGDYLGAVRKRFGQWILDTARAEYDQKWLDYQHEIGLRHHRAKKNATDGAPSTDIVPFRHLFALIYPVTFTLKPFLAKKGHSAEDVEKMYGAWVKSCILQMTLWSHPYVKDGDF from the coding sequence ATGAGCATTCCCGGTTACACGTATGGCGCCGTCGCGCCCTCGCCCGTGACGCTGTCCGACTTCGCGCTGATGCAAAAGAGCGCCTTGTTCGACGACGAGGACGTGAAATACCTCCGCCTCTCTCTCGACGTCGTGAAGGACCACGTCGAGGCGATCCTCGATGTCTGGTACGGCTTCGTCGGCGCGAATCCCCACTTGCTGGCGTCGTTCACGAACAAGGAAGACGGGAAACCCATTGGCGATTATCTCGGCGCGGTCCGAAAGCGCTTCGGGCAGTGGATCCTCGACACCGCGCGCGCCGAATACGACCAGAAGTGGCTCGATTACCAGCACGAGATCGGGCTCCGCCATCACCGCGCGAAGAAGAACGCGACCGACGGCGCGCCGTCGACGGACATCGTCCCTTTTCGCCACCTCTTCGCGCTGATTTATCCGGTTACGTTCACGCTCAAGCCGTTCCTCGCGAAGAAGGGACACTCGGCCGAGGACGTCGAGAAGATGTACGGGGCCTGGGTCAAATCGTGCATCCTGCAGATGACGCTCTGGAGCCACCCGTACGTGAAAGACGGTGATTTCTGA
- a CDS encoding addiction module protein codes for MSELVADHADAEEQRGRRRPSGSGQSGRTPTVDSMKYRTVKPEPLDVSCSALPADAGAVGRVAPDAAADWPRDAPGVSGARCARVSRCTPSIPRAGEARYAVFMGLPKLVDEAMALPPDEREELAAILLDSLEAPAGISIDDAEEIDRRAAAALSGEDPGVPWDELRKRLGGG; via the coding sequence TTGAGCGAGTTGGTCGCCGACCACGCCGACGCCGAAGAGCAGCGCGGCCGACGCCGGCCGAGCGGCAGCGGCCAGAGCGGCAGAACGCCAACGGTGGACTCGATGAAGTATCGGACGGTGAAACCCGAGCCTCTGGACGTCTCGTGCAGTGCGCTCCCTGCCGACGCCGGCGCCGTCGGCCGTGTTGCTCCTGATGCGGCTGCTGACTGGCCCCGAGACGCGCCCGGAGTCTCGGGCGCTCGATGCGCACGAGTATCGCGCTGCACGCCGTCCATTCCGCGGGCGGGCGAGGCGCGCTACGCTGTGTTTATGGGGCTCCCCAAGCTCGTCGATGAAGCCATGGCTCTTCCGCCCGACGAACGGGAAGAGCTTGCAGCCATCCTGCTCGACTCCCTTGAGGCCCCGGCCGGGATCTCGATCGACGACGCGGAAGAGATCGACAGGCGGGCCGCCGCGGCGCTTTCGGGCGAGGATCCAGGCGTCCCCTGGGATGAGCTCCGAAAGAGGCTCGGCGGCGGTTGA
- a CDS encoding type II toxin-antitoxin system RelE/ParE family toxin gives MKADFRRYQRQRAGRGLRFLAAIDVALVRIVAAPLSFPLLRPPHVRSAKVERFPYRVVFLVTGEDVRVLAVAHGRRRPGYWRRRLQEP, from the coding sequence TTGAAAGCGGACTTTCGCCGCTACCAACGCCAGCGGGCCGGTCGAGGGCTCCGCTTCCTCGCGGCGATCGACGTGGCGCTGGTACGCATCGTCGCAGCGCCCCTGTCATTCCCTCTTCTTCGTCCGCCGCATGTCCGCTCGGCCAAGGTCGAACGATTCCCGTACCGCGTCGTGTTCCTCGTGACCGGAGAAGACGTCCGCGTCCTTGCCGTGGCTCACGGGCGTCGCCGTCCTGGCTACTGGCGTCGCCGGTTGCAAGAGCCGTGA
- a CDS encoding SDR family oxidoreductase, which translates to MSLYEHFTKVGPSGFGYGSTAEQVTEGLSLAGKTFLVTGCNSGLGLETMRVLALRGARVVGTARTEAKAREADARVTGGEVVPVACELADAPSIHRCIEAVKAHGFALDAIVCNAGIMALPKLEKAYGYELQFITNHVGHFMLVNGLLDQLTDTGRVVMLSSDAHKRAPRGGIDFDNLDGSRGYSSFGAYGRSKIANILFALELSNRLRGTKRTANSLHPGVIDTNLARNMNPLVGAFYAVAGPLALKSIPQGAATQVFVATHPSLEGVSGKYFSNCNVARPRRDGTDEATAKKLWTVTEEIVAKLPRE; encoded by the coding sequence ATGTCTCTCTATGAGCACTTCACGAAGGTGGGGCCGAGCGGTTTTGGCTATGGCTCTACGGCGGAGCAGGTGACGGAAGGTCTCTCGCTCGCGGGGAAGACCTTCCTCGTCACCGGATGCAACTCTGGCCTCGGCCTGGAGACGATGCGCGTGCTCGCGCTCCGCGGGGCTCGGGTCGTCGGGACCGCTCGCACCGAAGCAAAGGCGAGGGAGGCCGACGCGCGTGTGACGGGGGGCGAGGTCGTTCCCGTCGCCTGTGAGCTCGCCGATGCGCCGAGCATCCATCGCTGCATCGAGGCGGTGAAGGCACATGGGTTCGCGCTCGACGCGATTGTCTGCAATGCGGGGATCATGGCGCTGCCGAAGCTCGAGAAGGCCTACGGGTACGAGCTCCAGTTCATCACCAATCACGTCGGTCACTTCATGCTGGTCAACGGGCTCCTCGACCAGCTCACCGATACCGGTCGCGTCGTGATGTTGAGCAGCGACGCACACAAGCGGGCGCCTCGCGGCGGCATCGACTTCGACAACCTCGACGGCTCGCGGGGCTACAGCTCCTTCGGCGCCTATGGCCGCTCGAAGATCGCGAACATCCTCTTCGCCCTCGAGCTCTCGAATCGCCTCCGCGGCACGAAGCGCACCGCGAACTCCCTCCACCCCGGCGTCATCGATACGAACCTCGCTCGCAACATGAACCCGCTCGTCGGCGCCTTCTATGCTGTCGCCGGTCCGCTCGCGCTGAAGAGCATCCCGCAGGGCGCCGCGACGCAGGTCTTCGTCGCGACACATCCGTCCCTCGAAGGCGTCTCGGGCAAGTACTTCTCGAACTGCAACGTCGCCCGTCCGCGCCGCGACGGCACCGACGAAGCGACCGCGAAGAAGCTCTGGACGGTCACCGAGGAGATCGTCGCGAAGCTCCCGCGCGAATAG
- a CDS encoding sigma-70 family RNA polymerase sigma factor — MNSAARVPGRAAIGARALRAVGPANDHDFRSARDELAAILRAEAVRVLTQNGIPAQSREDLAQAVTLSVLDRIIAGNVEPGFEDGYLAVAAKNRARDYHREASGVYEKTECYEEDFFASSGLDPHAAMERAEEERSEKALVDQVVLVLHTAPARYREVLTAVYLEGVPIDHLVDREVERESSEGTPYTDDTNVRARSDGHHASDVEAAIARRRRARARVDKLLQRARDWVRARVLAPRTTPPPPMMNEASR; from the coding sequence ATGAATAGCGCGGCGCGCGTCCCCGGACGTGCGGCGATTGGGGCGCGAGCACTCCGTGCGGTCGGCCCTGCCAACGATCATGATTTCCGCTCCGCGCGGGACGAGCTCGCCGCGATCCTTCGCGCCGAAGCGGTCCGCGTGCTCACCCAGAACGGGATCCCCGCCCAGTCGCGCGAAGACCTCGCGCAGGCGGTGACCCTGTCGGTCCTCGATCGCATCATCGCCGGCAACGTCGAGCCCGGCTTCGAGGACGGCTACCTCGCCGTCGCCGCGAAGAACCGCGCGCGCGACTACCACCGCGAAGCAAGCGGCGTCTACGAGAAGACCGAGTGTTACGAGGAAGACTTCTTCGCTTCGAGCGGGCTCGACCCACATGCTGCCATGGAGCGCGCGGAGGAAGAGCGGAGCGAGAAGGCGCTCGTCGATCAGGTCGTCCTCGTCCTGCATACCGCGCCGGCCCGTTATCGCGAGGTGCTGACGGCCGTATATCTGGAAGGCGTGCCGATCGATCACCTCGTAGACCGTGAAGTGGAGCGCGAGTCCAGCGAGGGCACGCCCTACACCGACGACACGAACGTCCGCGCGCGGAGCGACGGTCACCACGCGTCCGACGTCGAGGCCGCGATCGCGCGGCGGCGGCGCGCGCGCGCGCGCGTCGACAAGCTCCTCCAACGCGCACGCGACTGGGTTCGCGCACGTGTCCTCGCTCCACGGACGACTCCCCCGCCCCCGATGATGAACGAGGCATCGCGATGA
- a CDS encoding TatD family hydrolase: MFDSHAHLQDARVDDAAGVWARAQGAGVRRVLLAGVDSVDWERQAALEHLPGVARSVGIHPQVVATLAPKEREAEVDRLAAALARRSSAVVALGEIGMDGVGERRESYDAQADLFATQLRLAQQHDLPVLLHVLRAHEEALKVLAAVGVPAAGGVVHSYSGSPELVPRYLELGLHLSFSGSITWHEGGRAARAVKACPPERLLVETDAPDQTPRARRPAPNEPAFLADVVRAVASIRGEPEREIAARTHDNACRLFRIEEP; this comes from the coding sequence GTGTTCGACAGTCACGCGCATCTCCAGGACGCTCGCGTCGACGACGCCGCCGGCGTGTGGGCGCGCGCGCAGGGGGCCGGGGTTCGGCGCGTGCTGCTCGCCGGCGTCGACTCCGTCGATTGGGAGCGCCAGGCCGCGCTCGAGCATCTGCCCGGCGTCGCGCGCAGCGTCGGGATCCATCCGCAGGTCGTCGCGACGCTCGCGCCGAAGGAGCGGGAGGCCGAGGTCGATCGGCTCGCGGCCGCGCTCGCGCGACGCTCGAGCGCCGTCGTCGCGCTCGGCGAGATCGGCATGGACGGCGTCGGCGAGCGCCGCGAGAGCTACGACGCGCAGGCCGACCTCTTCGCGACGCAGCTCCGGCTCGCGCAGCAGCACGACCTCCCCGTCCTCTTGCACGTGCTCCGCGCGCACGAGGAGGCGCTGAAGGTCCTCGCCGCGGTCGGCGTGCCCGCGGCCGGCGGCGTCGTCCACAGCTACAGCGGCAGCCCCGAGCTCGTCCCGCGTTACCTCGAGCTCGGGCTCCACCTGTCGTTCTCGGGATCGATCACGTGGCACGAAGGCGGCCGCGCGGCGCGGGCGGTGAAGGCGTGTCCACCGGAGCGGCTCCTCGTCGAGACCGACGCGCCGGATCAGACCCCGCGCGCGCGTCGCCCCGCGCCGAACGAGCCCGCCTTTCTCGCCGACGTCGTGCGCGCGGTAGCATCGATCCGCGGCGAGCCCGAACGGGAGATCGCCGCGCGAACGCACGACAACGCCTGCCGTCTGTTCCGGATCGAGGAGCCATGA
- a CDS encoding SDR family oxidoreductase, giving the protein MKTALITGSSSGYGRATAIELLERGWNVVATMRSPQKSDLPTSERLRVLPLDVTDRASIARAIEDGIAAFGGLDVVVNNAGIGLLSALEATPEQTIRDVFETNTFGVIAVSQAVVPHFRARRAGTLINVTSSAAIVPFPLVSVYNASKCAIEGFTESLSYELAFFGVTAKIVEPGYGPATSFIANAADRMKGLVPEAYAPYAEQLARGRDDTKTTTDADVARAVCLAATDGSRRLRYPAGPDAEELAALRRAYPGDDYVEHVRALMGPAR; this is encoded by the coding sequence ATGAAGACCGCTCTCATCACGGGTTCCTCCTCTGGTTATGGCCGCGCCACCGCGATCGAGCTCCTCGAGCGCGGGTGGAACGTCGTCGCGACGATGCGCTCGCCGCAGAAGTCCGACCTCCCCACCTCCGAGCGCCTCCGCGTCCTCCCGCTCGACGTCACCGATCGCGCCTCGATCGCCCGCGCGATCGAGGACGGCATCGCCGCGTTCGGCGGGCTCGACGTCGTCGTCAACAACGCCGGCATCGGCCTCCTCTCCGCGCTCGAGGCGACGCCGGAGCAGACGATCCGCGACGTCTTCGAGACCAACACGTTCGGCGTGATCGCGGTGAGCCAGGCCGTCGTCCCGCACTTCCGCGCGCGCCGCGCCGGCACGCTCATCAACGTCACGTCGAGCGCCGCGATCGTGCCGTTCCCGCTCGTCAGCGTCTACAACGCGAGCAAGTGCGCGATCGAAGGCTTCACGGAGTCGCTCTCGTACGAGCTCGCGTTCTTCGGCGTGACGGCGAAGATCGTCGAGCCGGGCTACGGTCCGGCGACGAGCTTCATCGCGAACGCCGCCGACCGCATGAAGGGCCTCGTCCCCGAAGCCTATGCGCCGTACGCCGAGCAGCTCGCGCGCGGCCGCGACGACACGAAGACCACGACCGACGCCGACGTCGCGCGCGCCGTGTGCCTCGCCGCGACCGACGGCTCCCGGCGCCTCCGCTACCCCGCGGGCCCGGACGCGGAGGAGCTGGCCGCGCTCCGCCGCGCCTACCCGGGCGACGACTACGTCGAGCACGTCCGCGCGCTGATGGGCCCGGCGCGGTAG
- a CDS encoding AraC family transcriptional regulator: MRSRSSGSNIDPLAAVIQLLRPQTVLSKIVSGAGRWSVRYEAHVDPGFCLMLEGSCFLDGEGIGALELTEGDFVLLPATPGFTLASDLALKPRLVPPTHGEELRHGTKTGPPSMRMLGGYFRFDRANADLLVKLLPSIVLVRRGDTGAARLCTIVELIAEETTAERPGKDLILERLVEVLLVEAMRFRPVEAAREEQGLLAGLADPALARALRRIHEDVAHRWTVAELARAAGMSRAVFAERFARKVGMPPMQYLLEWRIAIAKDVLQRDRAPLAEVAEKIGYQSASAFSTAFSRHTGCAPSAFARSGAG; encoded by the coding sequence ATGCGTTCGCGATCGTCTGGCTCGAACATAGACCCGCTCGCCGCCGTCATCCAGCTGCTGCGGCCGCAGACGGTGCTGTCGAAGATCGTCTCCGGCGCGGGGCGCTGGAGCGTGCGGTACGAGGCGCACGTCGATCCTGGCTTCTGCCTCATGCTGGAGGGCTCGTGTTTCCTCGACGGGGAGGGGATCGGCGCGCTCGAGCTGACGGAGGGCGACTTCGTCCTTCTCCCCGCCACGCCCGGCTTCACGCTCGCGAGCGATCTCGCGCTGAAGCCACGGCTCGTACCGCCGACGCACGGCGAGGAGCTGCGGCACGGAACGAAGACAGGCCCGCCGTCGATGCGGATGCTCGGCGGCTACTTCCGCTTCGACCGCGCGAACGCGGACCTGCTCGTGAAGCTCTTGCCGTCCATCGTCCTCGTTCGCCGCGGCGACACGGGCGCGGCGCGGCTCTGCACGATCGTGGAGCTGATCGCGGAGGAGACGACGGCGGAGCGTCCGGGGAAGGACCTGATCCTCGAGCGGCTCGTCGAGGTGCTCCTCGTCGAGGCGATGCGCTTTCGCCCGGTGGAGGCGGCGCGGGAGGAGCAAGGGCTGCTCGCCGGGCTCGCCGATCCTGCCCTCGCGCGCGCGCTGCGGCGCATCCACGAGGACGTCGCCCATCGCTGGACGGTCGCGGAGCTCGCGCGGGCGGCGGGCATGTCGCGTGCCGTCTTCGCGGAGCGGTTCGCGCGCAAAGTGGGAATGCCGCCGATGCAATACCTGCTCGAATGGCGAATTGCGATTGCCAAGGACGTGCTCCAGCGGGATCGCGCCCCGCTCGCGGAGGTGGCGGAGAAGATTGGATATCAATCGGCGAGCGCGTTCAGCACCGCGTTTTCGCGCCACACCGGCTGCGCGCCCAGCGCCTTCGCGCGCTCGGGAGCGGGATGA
- a CDS encoding TPM domain-containing protein — protein sequence MSLKRVMAALAALALVLLVACSRSSTTNVPAMQDAVTDTAGKLSPTDDAALETRITAYRNRTGNEIAVLLIGSLGDESIEDVAYRTFNTWGIGKKGKDNGVLLAIAPNERKTRIETGKGVGHLLTDVECGRILRERLGPYLKQDRFREGIEATLDAIEAVLDERALPPPPASLHAAPYARGMYVIAEAGTLGDSVVATLEEEIAREGTLFSNIAIVIVPGLPNLEPHVRAANAPSWSKAHAEMRQLRMKARLDADPMLVIIGVTPRAAAVRPITVIQHERVKTLGPRFEAAVRSAPSVEEAVRAVAREQIAFARAESERAAAQTAENAADAKRSNTALIVVIVALALFVGALIWFVIWAVRRGEYSGYEPSSSDAATSYSSFSSDTSNTSTSTDTSYSGGGGRSGGGGASDSY from the coding sequence GTGAGTTTGAAGCGCGTCATGGCGGCGCTCGCGGCGCTCGCGCTCGTCCTCCTCGTCGCGTGCTCGCGATCGAGCACCACGAACGTGCCGGCGATGCAGGATGCCGTGACCGACACGGCGGGCAAGCTCTCCCCGACCGACGACGCGGCCCTCGAGACGCGCATCACCGCCTACCGCAACCGAACGGGCAACGAGATCGCGGTGCTGCTCATCGGCTCGCTCGGTGACGAGTCGATAGAGGACGTCGCGTACCGGACGTTCAACACGTGGGGTATCGGGAAGAAGGGGAAGGACAACGGCGTGCTTCTCGCGATCGCGCCGAACGAACGCAAGACACGGATCGAGACGGGCAAGGGCGTCGGCCACCTGCTCACCGACGTCGAGTGCGGGCGCATCCTGCGCGAGCGACTCGGGCCGTACTTGAAACAGGACCGCTTCCGAGAGGGAATCGAGGCGACGCTCGACGCGATCGAGGCCGTGCTCGACGAGCGCGCTCTTCCTCCGCCGCCCGCGTCGCTCCACGCAGCGCCCTACGCGCGCGGGATGTACGTCATCGCCGAGGCGGGGACGCTCGGAGACTCGGTCGTCGCGACGCTCGAGGAGGAGATCGCGCGCGAGGGCACGCTCTTCAGCAACATCGCGATCGTCATCGTACCGGGCCTCCCGAACCTCGAGCCGCACGTGCGCGCCGCCAACGCCCCGTCCTGGTCCAAGGCCCACGCCGAGATGCGTCAGCTGCGAATGAAGGCGCGGCTCGACGCCGACCCGATGCTCGTCATCATCGGCGTCACGCCCCGCGCCGCCGCGGTGCGCCCGATCACGGTGATCCAGCACGAACGGGTGAAGACACTCGGACCGCGCTTCGAGGCGGCCGTACGCTCCGCGCCCTCGGTCGAGGAGGCCGTCCGCGCAGTCGCGCGCGAACAGATCGCGTTCGCGCGCGCGGAGAGCGAGCGGGCGGCCGCACAGACAGCAGAGAACGCCGCCGACGCAAAGCGGAGCAACACAGCCCTGATCGTCGTCATCGTCGCGCTCGCTCTGTTCGTCGGGGCGCTCATCTGGTTCGTGATCTGGGCGGTGCGTCGAGGCGAGTATTCCGGCTACGAGCCGTCGTCGTCCGACGCCGCCACGTCGTACTCGTCCTTCTCTTCCGATACGTCGAACACGTCGACGTCGACCGACACGAGCTACTCCGGCGGCGGAGGCCGCTCGGGCGGCGGCGGCGCAAGCGACAGCTACTGA